The Aerosakkonema funiforme FACHB-1375 genome segment ACCAAAGCCTACTGCTGTTAATGTCAGTTCGCTGCGCTGCACTACTACTCGGTCTAATAGCAACTGAGTGAATAAGGGTGTAACTAATCCAAATATCTGAATAAAGATGGAAGCAGTTAACACTTCCAACAGCACTAGCCAGTGGGGTTTTAGTAATTCAAAGAATCGCCAGAAAGGTTGGCTGGATTCATCGACTTCTTTGAGGAAAGGTGTGGGTTGCAATAATAATAAGTAGCCAGTCCAACCAGCTTTGAATTCTGCATGGGTGAGGTTGCGTTGACCGATCGCGGGGTCTGCAACGATAACGCGATCGCGAGTTACTTTGTAGACTACGATGTAGTGTTTCCCTTCCCAGTGAGCTATGGCAGGCAAGCTTTGTTTGGCAAGTTTGTCAAGGCTGGCTTTTACAGGTCTGGTAGAAAATCCGATACTTTCTGCTGCTGCTGCTAAACTTCGTAAAGAGGCACCGTTGCGATCGACATTGGCAAGATCCCGCACTCTATTGATGCTGAAACGCTTACCCCAGTAGCGACCGATCGTTACCAGACACGCAGCACCGCAGTCAGACGCACTTTGCTGTTTAAAAAACGGATAGCGTCTGGTAAAACCTTGCCACAATTGACCAGCTGCTACTGTTGGACTGGGAAAGTAAGCTTTAGCGATCGATTTTGGATTTTGGATTTTGGATTTTGGATTGGGGGGTTGGCGATTTTGGATTTTGGATTTTGGACTGAATTTTTCTTTGCTCCTGTGCGCCTCTGCGCCTCTGTTCCTCGGCTGCTCTACTCGTGCTGGGGGGGTTTCCTCTCCTATCAATTGAGTTAATTGCGGCAAGCTAGAGAGCGCTTTTTCCCAATCGGAATCGGTGAGGATATGAAGTTCGGTTGGTTGAGTTACCTGCCAATTGCGATCTTTATCTTTACTCAATTGGGAAGGTGCGTAGATGCTTCCGGGGGTGAGTTTTTGGCCTGAAGAATGTAGGAGTTCGCCACGGTGGAGGAACCAAAGTTTGCAATCTTTGAATAGGGGTGCGGGGAGTTTTCCCACATCGAGGTTATGCTGTTCCAAAAGCGATAGCACTTCGATCGCTTCCCCACCGGGAAAATCCCGAAGGGAACCACTTTGTTTGCACAACAGCAACAAATCCCAAACTACAGCCTTACGGTAAAGATGTTCTCGGATATGCGGATATTTCTGAATGAGGCTTTGCAGAAATTCGCCAGGAAGATAACAAAGTGTGAGGTTGATGGAAGCTCTCGCAGCATAAGGCTGAAAGTCTTCTTCCCCAAAGAGAGTTAGCTCGCCAAATGATGCGCCTGTTTGGAGTGTAGCGATTAAGTTATCGTCGCGATCGAGCAATCTAACTTTACCAGCAAGGACTGCATATATACCTACTGTCGCGTCTGCTGCCTGCCAAAACAATTTTCCTGCTGTTGGTTCTCTTAGCTCAAAAAGCTGGAAATATTGGGAAAGTTCTGATTCCGGAATTGCCTGAAAGAGGCTTTGGCGGAGTTGTTGAGTTATATCTTGTTTGGAAAATCCTGATGGCTGTTGAACCATAGCTTTCTCAAATATTTAAGTAGGTCTATTTAGTGGTTTCGATGATATTAAAGGGTGAAAAAAAATCTGGTACTGAAGTAGGCTGTAAATCGTGGATGGTAATGCCAAATTTCTTAGTTGTGGGGAAATCGGTTGTTACTTTTTCCGGTTTCGATCGCGTGGATAGTCCCATTTGCTTGAGCAGGCGGTTAATGTGGCGATCGCTGACCGCAATCCCCAATTCTTTGGCTAAATGTTTCCCCAACCATTGCGCTGTCCAGCGCTCAAATGAATAGCCATACTCGCGGGGACTGTGATTCAGCAATTCTTTTAAGCGATCGAGATATTGAGTATTGATAGTCTTGGGACGACCGATGGGTTGCTCGTTCCATTGGTGCGCTTTGCCTTCTCGTGCGATCGCAATCCAGTACCGTGCTGTTTCTTGAGTACATCCCAGCTCTGCACATATTTGCGTTTGCGATTTACCTTCATCTGCCAAAAGGATGATTTCTATGCGACGGCGGTACTCCGGTCGTAACTCCGTTTCCATACTTTTGAGTAAAAGCTTTCTTTGAAAAGGTGTCAAAAGTTGAACCTGACTTGCCAAAGTAATTCCTCCTTTCTCGATTTCGTTCATTTGTCTAATTCCCGCTGTTTTCAACTTTTAAGTGTTATATGACAAACAGAAACAAGGAAAAATCCTTGTTTTCTCCCAAAACTGAAAAAAATTTGACCTAAGCTTAATTTTCCTGGCTCAGGTTAGTACAATTCTCGGCTTCGATGCTTATTGCTTAGCTGGAAGGTTCGATCCCTTCCCCAATCGATCTGGTACTAACTAACCAAAATTCCGTATTTTTTGTCTAACTTGTGGGCGCTTCCTTACCTGTTAAGCTTAATATTCCTCCTTATATAGTTTTCTGTTAATGCAGCTTATCTTACAAAAACCCAAAAATATTTCTACCTAAATGGGTATAACAATATCGTTAATTAACCCGAAAATTAATGTAATATTATATACAAATATTTTTTATTTTAGAGTAAAACTAAGTACTCTGCTCTGGCAACCTTTCTCACCTTCTTTATGGACAAAGCTCAAACCTGAGAGTACCGAAATAAGCGCAGGGCAAAATTAAATGTATTAAAGATCACAATTATTCCAGTCAGATCGGCATCTATCTTCATATAATCTTTATATTTGCAGTGGTATTTTAAAGTTTTTGTAAAGCAGCAATTCAAGAAAGCACCCATCCAAATAAGCTTAAACGTGTAAATTTAACTACCTTGTACTCATCAACAAATAAGCAAAAAGTTCTGTATGCTGCTATATACCGTCATTTTTTTGGCAAGCAATTGCTGTGGCGAGCGCTACCTCATCTAATTTGTGCCCTAAATACATAAATACTTACATAACCCTCTGCTATTCAGTCAATTAGCCCTTACTTTAGTGCCAGCTTAGAAAGACATAATTCAGGTAGTTATGTGTTTTAGTTAAAAAAGACCTAATTCAGGCAATTACGTCAAATAGCAACGCTGTTAAGGCATGGTTAAATCAGCCACGAGAAAGATAGAAAAGTAATTCTTATTTTTCCTAAGATAGAGATAATTTTAAAAATCTTCCTATATCAATAAGACGCGATCCTAAAGATAGATACTAATTGCCATTAAAAAACGACATAATACCCTAACTTAGATACAAAAAATAGTCTGAAAAAGATTGACACGCCTGGTTTAAGTTCGTTATCAATGTAATTAAGAACGGGACAAGAAACAGTCAAGTTCTTCAAGCAAAGCAATTTTGTCTGATTCACTTATTACTCATCAAGGAGAACAAACAATGTCTGACATCAAAATTACCGACCTGTTGGCTGGATCTGAATTCTTTGCTGATGATGAAAGCTTTATGAATGATTTGGCTGAAGAAGAACTCACCGTTTGGGGTGGTGGCGGCTTGCTCGACAATAGCATTAGCGGTATTAGCGGCGAAGAGAGCATCCTTAATAGCCTTGAGATTAGCAAAAGCGTAGTTAGCGTTACTGGCGACGTTAGCATCTCTACCTGAAGCTGCTAGGAGATTGTTTGCGCCCACTCTTTAATTCGCCGAATACTATTTTGACCGACTAGGGTTTGGAACATGAAATTCATGTTTTAACCCTAGTTGTTGAGTAGAGGATGAAAAACGAAAATGAACTCATTTCTATTAAGTTCTCAAAATGTTTTTGAGTATTTAACTCGGTTTGCCATTTGCTCTCAGTCAGACCGGGATTTGAGCAAAGTTGAGCTAAAGGTTGCCAAAAACTTTAATTTGTTACTGAGTTTGCCAGACGATCGCAAACTTCTGGTTAAGCAAGAGCGCTATAACAAAGAAGGGAAAACTGCGGGCGAATTTTTCAACGAATGGCGGATGCAGGAGTTTTTACAACAATCTCCAGAACTCAGCTACCTCCGTCCGCTACTTCCGGAGGTGCTAAATTTTGATGCAGAAAACGCAATTATTGTTTTCAACTACCTAAATGACTATCGCGATCTAGCAAAGTTCTACGCCAAGGAGAAGGTTTTTCCGACAGCGATCGCATCTGCAATTGGAGCCATTATAGCAGCGATCCATCGCGCTACTCTAGATCGTCAGGATTATCGGGACTTCTTCACGCAAAATCGCCAAGGAGTAGCCAGTTATAGAATTACGGACAGTGTGCGGAAGTTGGATCGAATTACCCCGGAAATTTTCGGTCAAGTACCCGCAGACGGAATCAAATTCTTCACCCTCTACCAGCGTTATGAAAGTTTAAGAACGGCTATTGCAGAACTTATTGCCTCTTACGAACCTTGCTGTCTCACTCATAACGACTTAAAGTTGAACAACATATTACTGCACGACGATTGGGAGCAAGCCCTCTTAAAAGCAGAACCATCAGAAAGCAGCATCGTTCGACTGATAGATTGGGAACGCTGTAACTGGGGAGACCCTGCGCTTGACTTAGGTACGATCATCGCCAGCTACTTACAAATCTGGCTGATTAGCTTAGTTGTAAGTAAAGCAATTGAGATGGAAGAATCTCTCCGCATGGCGATGATACCACTCGAACAAATCCAACCTTCAATTGCTGCTTTGGTTAGTGCTTATTTCGGTAACTTTCCAGAAATTAGAGAGCGTCGTCCCGATTTCTTAAAGAGAGTCATGCAGTTTGCCGGTATTGGCTTGATTACGCAAATTCAGTCTCAGATACAGTACCAAAAAACTTTTGGCAATACGGGTATTTGTACGCTTCAGGTTGCCAAGGGTTTACTTTCCCGTCCGGAACAGTCAATGGCGACTGTTTTTGGCAATGCGGCATCTGAAATAACTGGTTTCATTCCTGCGATCGCTTGAGTCTTTCTAGTGAAATTAAACTATTATGCAATTGGTAGATTCTCTTAAAATTTTACAACCAACTGTATCTGGCGATCGAGTGCTGGATTCTCTGCAAGACATCGCCAATAAAATGCAGATTAAATCCGACTTCTGCATTAGCCATCCCGATTACAAACCCTTAGAACTTCCAGAGGAAGTAGCATCCCGTTTCCAAAGCCTACCTTTGGAGCTTCGCAACAAGTATCTCAGTTTACGATTGCGAAGTTTTTTGTACGGAATTTATTACAACGCCTCGTTGCGAAAATCTCTGGCACCAGAAGCTGATTCAATGGATTTAGAAGCTCAGCAAAATCTGGAAAACAACACCTATTTGGGAGTAGACCTAAAATTTTACGATCGATTGCACGAAAGCAATTGTGGGGAAGGCTATTTCGATCCCGGTTGGAGTGTGCTAAAACAAGAGGATGATGGCAGCCTAGCAGTCACAAAAAACAATTTGACTTTGCACATCCAGCGCGATCGCCATCTACGATTAGAGGATAAATCCGCTGCTGTCGGCGATGCGGTTGCTATCCGCAAACCGCGCAATTTAGTTCAAAATGGCTTTTACATGGCAGTCGGCAATAAAGGTTCGCAACGTCTCGACAATTCAAATGTCGATCCTCAAACGGTGCGAATTTACTTTAATTTAACGCCTGAAGGTGCGGTAGCGATTATGGCTGCTATTACAAGACACCTGAACGAAATTTCTATTCCCTTTTCGTTCAAAGCTCTCTACAATCCTTCTGCCTACGAACGCTACGATAGTGCAGTTCTCTACTTTGCAAAAGGTAACTATGAAGTAGTGCGGCAAGTGCTTCAAACCGTTTATACAGAAAAGCGATCGCATTTTCAGCCAGAAGTGCCTCTGTTCACCAAATTGCTCGCGCCGGGACTTGCTCTAGCGGAAGAACCCGATCGCAAATTCACTACCAAAGAAAGTTTCGGGACGCATCGCTGCCAAATAGTTGCTAATGGTTTACTGGAAGCTTGGCAAAATGGGGATGACTCTCCAGATAGCCGTATGGCATCTATTACAAAAAATTTCTCTCTTTTGGGGATTTCGCTATATCGGTGCCTCTTTTCACGACCACGATCTAGCTCATCAGTGGTTGCACAACCCTTTGTTAGATGTGGTGATGGTGAGACACAATATTGCTCACCGTACTGCCCAAGATCGAGTCTTTCCTTATTTAGATGCCGAAGACCCGCAGCGACCCGGTATTGTCACCTTTAAGTCTGCTGGTATGCACACTTCCCTTTACAAAGCGCCTGCGGGTCTGCCAACAGAATGCTGGCGACCTTCCGTTCCAGATTTGTATCGCTATTCTTTGAGCCAAAACTGCGTGGATGTTTGCTTGACGGGTCTGCGGCGGCGCGAAGAGGTGGATGCGGCGATCGCAGCTGTCCAGCAAGGCAAACTCACACCCCCTGAAATTGATTATCTCAACATTTACGGCGACTTACATCGCGATCGGTTAAAAATCCAACAAGTCCCCTCTGAAAAATTGCTTTATCGATCTTAAAAGTAGGGTGGGCATTGCCCACCTTATTCCTTCAAAACCTAAAACTACAGACTTAAGGAGAAAACCGCAATGCAGAAAACAATGGAAAAAACTCAATTGCAATTTACACAAGAATCTTCACTGCCAAAAATCCCCCCTTTAACAGATGCAGATATTATTGCTTACCTGCGCCGTAATTACAAATTTGCTGAAATTGCAACTAATGCCGAGCGCGATGCGCTGATTTTAGCGATATGCGATCGACGCGGCATTACTGTTGCCGAGTCAGAATTACAAGCAGCCGGAGATAGCTTTCGCCTCGAACATAAATTATTGAGTTCTTCTCAAACCTTATCTTGGCTTCAAGAGCAGCGAATCGCGGTAGAGGATTGGTCTAGTGGGATTAGAGTCGCGCTACTTACCAAGAAACTAAAAGAACAACTTTTTGGCGCATCAGTCGATTCATATTATATCAACAACCGCAAAAATTATAAACGCATTGCTTTCTCTCAAATTTTATTAGGCGAGGAAACAGAGGCTTTGAAAATAGCCGCTGCACTTCAACAAGACAAAGCCGCCTTCTGTGCTTTAGCACTAGAGTATTCTAAAGATCGACAGTCTAAACAAAATGGTGGTTTTGTTGGGATTCATTTTCTTTCCAGATTGATGCCGGAGGTAGCAGAAGCTGTCTCGGAAGCGAAAGAAGGTGAGGTAGTTGGGCCAATTCAAACTAAATTTGGCTATCACATTATCAAAATTGAAAAAATGTTTCCTCCCCAACTTAGCGAATCAGTTAGAGACGAAATTTTAGAATCTCTTTTCAAAAATTGGTTAAAGGATGTTTGACTTTTATAGCTAGGGACTAGGGGAAGAGTGGAAGAGTGGGGGAGTGGGGGAGTGGGGGAGCGGGGGAGCGGGAGAATTAATATTTTCCCTTTTCCCTCTTCCCTAGCCCCGACGCCCTAACCCCTAGCCCCTAGCCTAATACCACACGAAACCCGATACTGGGGTATCGAAAACTACCATCGTAGCAAAAACGATAGGCACACCGACAATCATCTGCCAAGCTGTACCAAGCGCCACCCCGCACTACGCGCTTCGTCGGGTGTCCGTTCGCGATCCAAGCACTACCATCTTTAGGTGCGCCATTCAGCTTATCGTGCCAGTTATCTTCGCACCACTCCCAGACTAACCCGTGCAAATCGTGCAATCCCCAGGCGTTTGGCTGTTTTTGTGCTACAGGTTGGGTTTGATTGCGGGAGTTCCAGGTGTACCAGGCAAAGTTTCGCAGGGGTTGTTTGCTGTTACCGAAATTGTAGAGGGTTTGAGTACCGGCGCGGCAGGCATATTCCCATTCCGCCTCGGTGGGTAAGCGATAGGATTTACCAGCGATTTCGGAAAGACGATCGCAAAACTCAACCGCATCCCACCAAGAAACATTTTCCACCGGTCGCAACAAACCGCTGAAATGGGAGGGATTGGTTTGCATCACAACTTGCCATTGCTCCTGAGTAATCGGTGTCTTACTCATAGAGAAACTACGTAAGCTAACTTTATGCTGGGGCATTTCGGGGCGCAACCACTTTTCCACCTCCCAGCGTTTAAACCAACTTTCCAGGCGTAAAACTTGTTCGATGTCTGCGATCGAAGTTCCCATATAAAAACTGCCCGCCGGAATGGCAATCATATCGAGCTTTGCACCGCCAGGAAGTCGCTCTTGGTAATTCCATCTGTTGTTGGGGAGGGCGCGAGCGGGTGTGGAAACCGCATCCGATCGCATTGTGGGCGGCTCTACCCTGGAAGCATTCGGTTCTACCAGCCGAATACCGGAAGTCGGTATTGTTACGTATCCCTGCCCTTCTACCCCGTTTGGCAGAACTTTGCGAAAGCTAGGCGAAAAAGGCAATAACACCGTGACTCTGCCTAAATCTGCGGTGGGGTCGAGTGCGGCGAGAACTTGGCTTGCTGTCCAGCGTTGTGTGTAATTTTTGACTAAGCAACCCCGCACGATCGCGGCAAAGGGAGCGGGCAGTTCGGAAGGGATGTCGGGTTCTGCCATCGTCACCCGCTGCATCATTTCCGGTATGGTGTTGCCGGCAAAAGGATGTTGACCTGTCAGAATTTCGACGATTACCACTCCCAACGACCACAGATCCCAGGCAAGGGAAATTTTACCTTGATAAGATTCTGGCGGTGCATAAGCGATCGTGCCCACCTGATGACTGGGGGCGGTATCGCTACCGCTACGGTTTTCCAACAGCCGGGAAATGCCAAAATCCGTCAGTTTCCACTGTCCGCCCACTAACATGATGTTGGCAGGCTTTAAGTCTCGATGCACAACGCCGCGATCGTGCAAATAATGCAAGGCACCCGCGAGGTTTTTCACTATGGCTTTCACTTCCGAGACAGATAATGCACCTCGCTGCAACCGCTTTACCAGCGACTCTTGGGCGAGTTCCATCACTAAACCGAGACACTCCACACCTTTAAGCCAACCTTGTTCGGGACTCAAACCTTCCAGTAAGCCAGGATGTTTGAGAGAGATCGCAGTTTGCAACTCAGCAATCTGACGCTCTTGCTGCCCGCTCTCGTTGGAAAATATTTTAATAGCCACTTCCCGCATGACGCGATCGGCAACTACCTCATCTGCCAGAAATACCGCACCAAACGATCCCGCACCCAAAAGCTTTTTCAGACGATACTTGGGCGTAAACCACTCGTCTTCAAACATTCGCCAGAATTGATTTGGGTTCATGCGTCTGCTTTCTGCTATACAAAAATTCGACTATCTGCTAACAATTGCTTAAAATTGCTTGAAATTGTTTAAAAATGAGTAAATCGTAGGTAATAATACTCTAAAAACAGCCCTAATGCTGCCTCGGACATTTAAAGGTTCTCATTTATTTTAGATTGTTAACATAATTTTACTCAACCATTAGCAAACTCAACATTAAAGGCAGAATATTCTTTATAAGTTCTTTAGGATCTGGAGGCATAAAATATGCAATAAAATTGAAGCAAGCTAAGCAATACCTGAAGTAGAAATGAAAAGTTTTATTTCAGATTAAAATTTAAGGATATTTAATAAAGTCAGATAGTATAAATAGTTAGAGACTTCATCTTACATAGGGTATAAATTACTATGGCTGTTGAAAAAGTAAACTCATCTTCCAGTCTGGCCGAAGTGATCGATCGCA includes the following:
- a CDS encoding peptidase domain-containing ABC transporter, with the protein product MVQQPSGFSKQDITQQLRQSLFQAIPESELSQYFQLFELREPTAGKLFWQAADATVGIYAVLAGKVRLLDRDDNLIATLQTGASFGELTLFGEEDFQPYAARASINLTLCYLPGEFLQSLIQKYPHIREHLYRKAVVWDLLLLCKQSGSLRDFPGGEAIEVLSLLEQHNLDVGKLPAPLFKDCKLWFLHRGELLHSSGQKLTPGSIYAPSQLSKDKDRNWQVTQPTELHILTDSDWEKALSSLPQLTQLIGEETPPARVEQPRNRGAEAHRSKEKFSPKSKIQNRQPPNPKSKIQNPKSIAKAYFPSPTVAAGQLWQGFTRRYPFFKQQSASDCGAACLVTIGRYWGKRFSINRVRDLANVDRNGASLRSLAAAAESIGFSTRPVKASLDKLAKQSLPAIAHWEGKHYIVVYKVTRDRVIVADPAIGQRNLTHAEFKAGWTGYLLLLQPTPFLKEVDESSQPFWRFFELLKPHWLVLLEVLTASIFIQIFGLVTPLFTQLLLDRVVVQRSELTLTAVGFGLLIFSLFRVLMTGLRQYLLDHTANRVDLALIIGFISHTFRLPLRFFESRYVGDIISRVQENRKIQRFLTGESLSIFLDLLTVFVYVALMFWYSWRMAALVLLVLPPFLLLTLIATPVFQRISREVFSASNAENSYLIEALGGVRTIKSMAIERTVRWHWEELFNKSIRSTFSGKVFNNFIIIFSSTIEAVATTALLWFGAWQVIQNQLTIGQLVAFNMLLGNVIRPFQRLIVLWNQLQEVVISVERIDDVLDAEPEEDLQHEIRQSLPPIRGHIHFNKVTFRYHPDSDSNTLENISFEAQPGQTVALVGRSGSGKTTISKLVLGLYPPTEGKISIDGYDITSVSLRSLRSQIGVVDQDTFLFGGTIRENISVGHPEATLDEIIEAAQQAGAHQFIKDLPMGYETQIGEGGGMLSGGQRQRLAIARALVGNPRLLILDEATSSLDAESERIIQTNMSKISQNRTTIIIAHRLSTVRNADLILVLDRGVLVESGDHDRLMAKRGHYFYLNQQQLTAVG
- a CDS encoding helix-turn-helix domain-containing protein, producing the protein MNEIEKGGITLASQVQLLTPFQRKLLLKSMETELRPEYRRRIEIILLADEGKSQTQICAELGCTQETARYWIAIAREGKAHQWNEQPIGRPKTINTQYLDRLKELLNHSPREYGYSFERWTAQWLGKHLAKELGIAVSDRHINRLLKQMGLSTRSKPEKVTTDFPTTKKFGITIHDLQPTSVPDFFSPFNIIETTK
- a CDS encoding phosphotransferase; translated protein: MNSFLLSSQNVFEYLTRFAICSQSDRDLSKVELKVAKNFNLLLSLPDDRKLLVKQERYNKEGKTAGEFFNEWRMQEFLQQSPELSYLRPLLPEVLNFDAENAIIVFNYLNDYRDLAKFYAKEKVFPTAIASAIGAIIAAIHRATLDRQDYRDFFTQNRQGVASYRITDSVRKLDRITPEIFGQVPADGIKFFTLYQRYESLRTAIAELIASYEPCCLTHNDLKLNNILLHDDWEQALLKAEPSESSIVRLIDWERCNWGDPALDLGTIIASYLQIWLISLVVSKAIEMEESLRMAMIPLEQIQPSIAALVSAYFGNFPEIRERRPDFLKRVMQFAGIGLITQIQSQIQYQKTFGNTGICTLQVAKGLLSRPEQSMATVFGNAASEITGFIPAIA
- a CDS encoding T3SS effector HopA1 family protein, producing MQLVDSLKILQPTVSGDRVLDSLQDIANKMQIKSDFCISHPDYKPLELPEEVASRFQSLPLELRNKYLSLRLRSFLYGIYYNASLRKSLAPEADSMDLEAQQNLENNTYLGVDLKFYDRLHESNCGEGYFDPGWSVLKQEDDGSLAVTKNNLTLHIQRDRHLRLEDKSAAVGDAVAIRKPRNLVQNGFYMAVGNKGSQRLDNSNVDPQTVRIYFNLTPEGAVAIMAAITRHLNEISIPFSFKALYNPSAYERYDSAVLYFAKGNYEVVRQVLQTVYTEKRSHFQPEVPLFTKLLAPGLALAEEPDRKFTTKESFGTHRCQIVANGLLEAWQNGDDSPDSRMASITKNFSLLGISLYRCLFSRPRSSSSVVAQPFVRCGDGETQYCSPYCPRSSLSLFRCRRPAATRYCHL
- a CDS encoding peptidylprolyl isomerase, whose translation is MQKTMEKTQLQFTQESSLPKIPPLTDADIIAYLRRNYKFAEIATNAERDALILAICDRRGITVAESELQAAGDSFRLEHKLLSSSQTLSWLQEQRIAVEDWSSGIRVALLTKKLKEQLFGASVDSYYINNRKNYKRIAFSQILLGEETEALKIAAALQQDKAAFCALALEYSKDRQSKQNGGFVGIHFLSRLMPEVAEAVSEAKEGEVVGPIQTKFGYHIIKIEKMFPPQLSESVRDEILESLFKNWLKDV
- a CDS encoding bifunctional serine/threonine-protein kinase/formylglycine-generating enzyme family protein — its product is MNPNQFWRMFEDEWFTPKYRLKKLLGAGSFGAVFLADEVVADRVMREVAIKIFSNESGQQERQIAELQTAISLKHPGLLEGLSPEQGWLKGVECLGLVMELAQESLVKRLQRGALSVSEVKAIVKNLAGALHYLHDRGVVHRDLKPANIMLVGGQWKLTDFGISRLLENRSGSDTAPSHQVGTIAYAPPESYQGKISLAWDLWSLGVVIVEILTGQHPFAGNTIPEMMQRVTMAEPDIPSELPAPFAAIVRGCLVKNYTQRWTASQVLAALDPTADLGRVTVLLPFSPSFRKVLPNGVEGQGYVTIPTSGIRLVEPNASRVEPPTMRSDAVSTPARALPNNRWNYQERLPGGAKLDMIAIPAGSFYMGTSIADIEQVLRLESWFKRWEVEKWLRPEMPQHKVSLRSFSMSKTPITQEQWQVVMQTNPSHFSGLLRPVENVSWWDAVEFCDRLSEIAGKSYRLPTEAEWEYACRAGTQTLYNFGNSKQPLRNFAWYTWNSRNQTQPVAQKQPNAWGLHDLHGLVWEWCEDNWHDKLNGAPKDGSAWIANGHPTKRVVRGGAWYSLADDCRCAYRFCYDGSFRYPSIGFRVVLG